catgatGGAGGAATCCCAGAAGcctcggaggaggaggaagaggaggaggaagaggaggaggaagacgagtcCTGCCGTCCTCCTGCTTGGCGCCTTTACCACTCAAGAGGAGTGTTTTTCTCATcgacttttccctctctctggctctcccccgctctctctctctctccctctctccaaaagTTTCTCCCGCTTCTCCCGCTCATCTCACAccgcaccctctcccctcctcttcctgataCAGCCTGTTTGTGATGGTGtgcgtttctccctctctcaccagtcctccctcctccctcctgctccgcTCTGATCTCTCGTTCCGTCGCAGCTCCCTGCTCCGCTCGCCCGACCAGCCTCTGTGCTTTCCAGGGCCTCTGCCGTccgcctctgtccctctctccctccctgcgtcTCTGACTCTGTATCTGAGGCAcacttcgtctctctctctctctcctccctccctctccctctctctctcccgctctccctcaccacccctcccgcACTGCACTGCCTCCCCTTCTcgctctttcttcctcccactCTTTCTCAGAGCTATACCTCCCTCTCGGTCTgtttcccactctctctgtcctccctcctcctcctcctctcccccagcccccccgctccccccaccctcctcttctctttagcCGGCTCCAGGGGCGACCAGCAGAACTTCAATCAGGATGCCAGTGTTTTAATCCCTGCTAGACAGCTCGCTCCACGTGAGTCTGGAACGCCGGCTACCATCTGATTACTCCTGCGCGGGCTCAGCTCTCCACTATTAAACACAGCTTGGGATTCCAGAAGGCTTGAGAGGTAGGAGGggcagaaggagggggaggtgggggaggggggggggagagaggtggtgggggagagaggtgggggtcaCAATGCCTCCTGCAGTCCACGGCAGCACAAAGGAACACAAGTTTTACAGTGTGGGAAAAGAATGGCCAGGTAAATGTCtttacaccccctccccctcccttcctcccccctcccccctccctcctcccccctcccccctcccccctcccctcctccccccgccccctccaacaCCCAGTCTCTCCCCAGCACACCAGCTTGTCACAGTCTGCTAACTTCAGTGTGCCTCAGTCACATTACTCCTTGTTGTTTCGTGTTATTTTCTGCTTCTCTGACTTCTATTTGTTCCAATTATGCAGTGGCAGCTGCTATTTTCAGCCTCATTCAAATCAACCTTCTCCCCTCATTTTTTTGGGCATTGCAACAATGTGGATTAGTTTCAGTGACAAGCCCAGAGATGCCTCTAAGGTGCGTTCCCTCTCTGCTGGCTGGGGCTGCCTCTAATGCTGCCTCTCACGCTGCCTCTAATGCCGACTCTCACACTGCCTTTAAGgccgtctgtcagtctgtctctcacactgcctctaaTGCtgactctcacactgcctctaatgctgcctgtcagtctgtctctcacactgcctctaaTGCtgactctcacactgcctctaaggcctcctgtcagtctgtctctcacactgcctctaaTGCtgactctcacactgcctctaatgctgcctgtcagtctgtctctcacactgcctctaaTGCtgactctcacactgcctctaaggcctcctgtcagtctgtctctcacactgcctctaaTGCtgactctcacactgcctctaaGGCCGCCTGTCAGTCtgcctctcacactgcctctcacactgcctctaggccgcctgtcagtctgcctctcacactgcctctaaGGCCGCCTGTCAGTCtgcctctcacactgcctctaaGGCCGCCTGTCAGTCtgcctctcacactgcctctaaGGCTGCCTGTCAGTGTGCCTCTGATGCCGCCATAACGTTACCTCTCATGCTGCCTCTGTCACATGTAACAGCAGTGTCTCTGCCAGCTCCCTGCCAGCTCCAGcgcacccccacccgcccctcGCTCATCCCTTAGTCAGCACAATGTCTCCTCCCTTTGATACGGCTCCAAAACAGGCTGAATAGAATCGACAGACTAAAAGACAGTTGACGCATTAACGGGACAATGACAGGAGATATTTTTACCATCCGTTCCTCCGGGGTAAAACTTGACGCTGAAAAAAGATGTACGTTCAGTAATGGGAACAGACGCGGGACAGATTGTGATGACTTTGAGGAAGACCAGGGAGGACCATCCTCCTTCAGTCCGAGGAGGATGTGCTCTTACGTGGGCGGTGGGGCTCTGTGGAGGCCAGATGATGACCCCTGGTGTGGACCACAGTCGAGTGCCTGGAGCAACAGAGCATCATGTCAACTGGGTTTCAGCCtggtgtacaaacacacaccccccccacaccccccccaccccacacacacacaccagctgtgtTCCAGTGCTTAGTGTATCTTTTGTTCTATTGAACTCTTCcccgctctctccatctctctctggagCTCCAGAACAGGCATTAggtgaacaaacaaacacacctcaaaCTGTAGTTCATCCCAGATGGTACCTCTCTTCTactcccccttccacacacacacacacacacacacacacacacacacacacacacaccaggtgtcCATGGAATTCAAGGTTTTATTGTCCAGACTGGACTTTTGAGTCATATGCCTCTGATTAAAACTCTTAGCTCAGGACCAATCAGCCACCCGCAGGTGAAGTTCCATAAATAACGGCAGCGGTTTAAACACACATCGCTGCCTTGATTCAAACTTTCGCTGATTAATTAAGTACCTGGCTTGATAGCAGCCAAACACAGATCCGAATGTCGACTGTAACTCCCTTGAGTATacagtgtactgtgtgtgtgtgtgtgtgtgtgtgtagtagtagaattGTGTGGTGTGAACTCAGGAACCAAATTCCAGAGTCCACCACAACCACCTGGTTTTATTTGACGACATGTTCAAAACGAGGTAACCGCAAGTGCTTGGAACCGCAACCTTAACAGGGCAACGTGGTCCTCAAAGTCTTGACCACACGCCACATCACACAGCACCactggggagggttagggtagagAAGCAGTGCTTTCAACATGCCCGACCCCACATGTTTGTGTCAGAATGGCTTTCAGGCACAGTGTGAATCGTCCAGGGGAGACTGGAAGCACCATAAAGGGGTTCGGACAGCGCTGCAatcatgtgtgtggggggggggtagtcgGGGCCATTGTGTGTCGTACTTTTTCAAAAGCACAGAAATTACTGGGGGGACACAATgtgaagaaaaataaaaaatacgtCATTTTCTTTTCATTGTGGCTCTGAAAAAGGACATTTTCTCTCACTTTGTCCCCAGAATCCACGTGTAACAGTGTTGAGGTGGGGGCTATACCAGCTATCCTTTCACATGTTACGACCCAAATATACCTGCAGACCCAACAAGCACATGTGTCCCTATAGCTCTCTCTGGGAGGACTTCTGGTTTTTAGTAGCAGGAGAGGCTAAACATCATACAGGGGTGTTCCCAAACAAATACACATCCAGGAGTCTCCTCCTGCACTGTGTCAAGATGCCATCTGCTTTTACTGTTGATTTCTGCTCCACTTCTCGATTCTGGATATTCTTCTTTTCCATCCCTTTCTTCCTTTCATCCTATACGACTGAGCCAGGCAGGAGCACTCTAAGGAATCActttagaagagagagagagagaggagagagaggaagagagagggagagagagggacagagagaggagagagagggagagagagggagagagagtgggggagacagggagaggagagagaggaagagagagagggagagagagtgggggagacagggagaggagagagaggaagagagagagggagagagagtgggggagacagggagagtgaaggagataaagagtgagagtgagaaaggaagagagagaaacagagaaaacagAAAGACTGAGTCTTTGAAAGAGTTCCAAGTCCCAGGTAACTGTCATGGTGAAACCTACCAGAGGGGAGACCGTGGTGAAGCTAGCAGGATGAGAGGCACTGTCAGCCAGCGCGCACAGGGTGACTGCTAAAGACAAGCAAATATATAatagcattttttttatttctcgaATCTAAACCTGGTAGATTTGCTTTGTGAGGAATGTCAACAAGGCTGCATGAAACGCAGCTGTTGTTAAGGAAGAAAAGTGGGATAAGACTATAGTTGACTTATAGAACACCACATGATGCTAATCTTTTCATTGTACAAAATATTGCAGGCAACGTGTCAAGAAAGTGTCAAAAACTTGGTACATTTAGTGTTCAGTTTCAAATCCCTGTACATAAAAGTTAGAATAGAATATGGTTATGTCGTAATTGAGACTGTTGCAAATCCAGCAAACTCAAATAGCAGAGCACACCTTTGAGGCCCCTAGCTGCACTTCATGTCAAAAGGAGACAAGTCACGGGCAGATTACAAGACAGTCTGGATCAGATGGAACAAGTTCTCAATGAAAACTGtctgggaaaaagagagagagggaggaagagagatagatagatagatagatagatagagagatataGACATGAGATAAATGTTGTGACCGATCGGGGATAGACAGCCTAATGAGAGGCTTAACAGAAGTGCTCGACTCAGCTTCCCTTTTATAAATGCAGGACAGATCCTTTGTCCTCGTTACATTATGTAAAAATGATAATTATGCCCCGATGGAAGCATGCTCTGCATCCAAAATGGGTTAGAATTCACATGAATATCCACTTTGATCGTCGAGACGTGAATGGCAGTTTCGTTTTCAGAGGGAGAATTTCTGAGCATGGCGTCGTAGGAATAAGCATTGTGGGAGTCATGTACAGATGCCAGTGGTGTGACAGGCCTGCTCTTAACTCATCTCAACACGTTTGAAAAACCTAAaagctttttttatatatactgaCATTTAGAATATATTTAGCGGTCCTCTGAGGCGTGCTGATAGGAAACAGTTTGCTATGCACGGTATCTTTAAGACATCAGgggagaagtggagaggaaGCAGGATTTGTGGAATGTTCCATGTCCTGCCCTTTCATACACAGACAGGCCCCATCCCCTGAATGGACTCTACAAGATTAAACCAGGGGGAGGAACTAAACAGAAGTGTTTCATTCGGATAGGAAGTTATGTCTCTGgttgtgtggtgggggggggggtgggggggtggaggttgagTTCCCTGTCTGAATTCAGGTCAGACTAACAGATTACCCACTCCTACAGGCAGCTGCCACCCTGCATGGGGTTGAAATTCTTGTTACAACACATCCTTTCTTAGAGAAATCCCTAATCTGACTTCAGGTCATTAGTGACAGCTAATGCTTTCAGCTACTCAGTCATGTTGattacagaccccccccccccccccccccaaaaaaaaacattcgatTTTTCACACTGAGACGCAGCTTGATTAAAAGACCTCACGTTATTCATTAATTAAAAAAGgagtatttgtatttatttgttgaATACAGTGTGACATAGGGTATGTATATCTAGTACAGAGAAAACATTGAAACAAATACATCATGTGTGCTGAACATTAAGAGTATagtgaaaaataaaaaatatacctCACAATCAAACcgagtatatatacacacacaacataaccatctccattcattttcagctgCAGTGATATAAAATGTATAAACGTATTGTGTTGCAGTTCACACTACGATCCCTCAGTGTGGGTCTGGACCAGGTCAGGGATCTGAGATTGAGACGGTACCCTGAGACACAGTGAGTCTGGGAGCTACAACATATAAAACAGTCACAGACTAGGCCTAGTCTAGACATGGTTTAGGCCTAGTCTAGACATGGTTTAGGCTTAGTCCAGACACGGTTTAGGCCTAGTCTAGACACGGTTTAGGCCTAGTCTAGACATGGTTTAGGCTTAGTCTAGATACGGTTTAGGCCTAGTCTAGACATGGTTTAGGCTTAGTCTAGACACGGTTTAGGCCTAGTCTAGACACGGTTTAGGCTTAGTCTAGACACGGTTTAGGCCTAGTCTAGACACGGTTTAGGCCTAGTCTAGACACGGTTTAGGCCTAGTCTAGACACGATTTAGGCCTAGTCTAGACCTAACAACCCCTTTTCTTAGACAATACCTACTGATTGAATTCTAGTCCAGGCTTAATCAACGTATGGGATTCATACCATTCAAGCCACAGACCTTTTACTTTTATCCACCAAACGCCACCAGGATTGAAATGAGCatcaaaacataaaaaaatatacatacTGAAACTAGATAATCACAGAACGGAAAGGTGAAGTAAGAAGTCACAACAATCATCACGATCATCCtcgtcattatcatcatcatcatcgctaAGTGCAGACTAGTTTTTTCTAGTTTTTCTAATTTCTTTGGAAGATAGTTTTCCTGATTGCAAACACTCCACTCCTTTTTTGGCAGAGCTGCAGAAGCGAGCTGTTCGTTgtcaggaagcagagagagagaaggacacagtCGTGTAGATGCAGGAGGAAAACAGCTCTCTTTGCCTCAGACTGTCAGTCAGTCTATACATGCAGCTATCTCAGATAGGGCATGCAGACAGAATACTAACTGGAACAATCACTCCATCTCCCAGATACgctcagccacacacaaacacacagacaagagagagaacatCCATTATGCGCTGAGGTGGGAGTTCACTAGAACAATCTATTCTACTCTTCATTAaactgagagatagagagagagagaccatcttCACTCCTGAAAAAAAGGACTTCATTCGAGCCGAGATCTCAATCGCCTTTCATTGGGGGCTGAAATGCTTAACTATCTGTGGTGTGGAGTTGGTgagaggggggtctgggggggttgggggggctcTTGTGGAGTGGCCAATCAGGTCTTTCAGTTCTCTCTGGTCTAATCTGCTAAACCCTGTGCCGGCTTCAAGACCACCGGCTATGAGTTCCAGGACTAAAGTACCTGACCCACAAACACCTCCCCTACTCTGCCTCTACAGATCTGGAACAGCACACAGATACTTGAGGCACATTTTATTTAGCCCAGAGCTCAATCTTTCGGGTAAaaaaattataagaaaaggCAATTCaatgcaaaaaaatatataataagtgcatgtaaatgtatgtaggGCTGAAGACATACATCTTGAGTCTTTGTAACAAATGGACATATAAAAAGGGGTTTTACAGTATTATGGAGTGTTACAGCTATATTCTTCATGGTAAACTGTCCTTCCTTTTTTTTACCTTCaacaatgtgtttactgatTTCACATTCAGGGTAAACAGATCAAAAACATAGTACATGTTCGTCTAaaaccagctgtgtgtgtacagtattgttTGTTCCTCGTTTTGTGGATCAGTAGCAgaagtcttcttcttctttggtttGTTTACCTTTGGCTCAGATGAGGTCAGCATTAGCCATGATGAGGTTTGCCTACTAGCTGAGTCAACACAGCTCCAATCTACAATCTACTTCCTGTGTATTTACGCCTCTTTGGTGTGGCAGGCTGGCTGACGGCTGTTAATGACTGATTATGAAGCCAATCGAGGTTTATAAGTGCACCGacccaaaacacaaacactttcTTGACAGAGATTAGACCTTAAGAGTTTCAGACTTGCTTCTGTTATATTACTTGGATGTGTGTGGCGTCAACAATAGAGACTGGAGGCGTGATGTTGGAAAGTGCAACTGTTAAGCTTTGGATTATAAAAAGAAAATAGGTCGTTATATCACAATATCCTGGTATAGTAATTCTCAACTGTGCTTTTTGGGTTTGGTCACAACTCCTGTCTGGACCCAGTTCCGGATTCCAGTCAGGATGTCGAAGTTGTCAAAACCACCCATGTTCCTTTCCTTCTAACTCCAAACCGCGTGGGCCTTTGAATCATCTTAGATCTTTTCCAGAGTGGAACTTAGAGCAGTTGATCTGAAAAGCAAAGAGACTTCATAGCCCTTGTGTTAAGTCACTGTTGGTTGACTGCATAGAATTTAAACTAAACCAACATGCATTTTACAACCTCAGGCTTTCCATCCAAATATAATGACAAGCGTGAAAGAGGCTTTGGATTGACTAGCTAGGAGCATCCTTCAGTGTACAATAATGTCTGACAggcaaacaacaacatcaaaccCAACCAGTAAAAGCGTCCTCAAACACTGTGCTTGTAcatctttctcttcctgttgCAACTGAAACAGGTTCGGAAGGGAGCCGAGGAAGATGGTGACGTTTCACGTGTCGCGAACTGGGCCCGGACGCAGCAAAGGTCGAGGTCACGACAGGGATCAGAGATAGGGTTCGGGGGATTTGAAAGGTCACAGGGTCAGGGACAGGGGGTGGTGGGTCAGAGGTTGCCTTCGTCCAGCATCTTGTTGACCCCGTCGCAGATCCTCTGGAGGTGGGCCCGGTACACCTCGGATGGCCCGTACAGCGCCGCCAGGAAGTCGCAGTCGGCGAAGTGGTTGAAGACGTGGTTGACCCGGGAGTGGCTCTTGGCCGTCAGGTGGCGGTTGATGGCCTGGTGAAGCAGCTCGCGGCAGTCGTTCAAGATGGCGCTCATGACCCGCCGGTCGAAGGTGAACTCGATCTGGTGAAAGCTTACGGCCGTCATGGCCAGGGTGTGGACCTTCTTCCTACGGAGGAGAAGAAAGTTAGGAAATCACTGAACGGATTCAAAACTGAGGGTGTTGTTTCACAGGTGAAGATGTTTTAGGACTCTTGTTCCTCAGCATATGTAGCAGAGGGTCGTTGCTGGTCCTCCTATAGGGAGGTTCAGTCAAACATCTATCAAGTTTGATAAATCCATCCAACCTTTTGTCTCTGGGTCCACAACTGTATCTATCCACCAGTTGCAGTGAAGAGGTTTAACTAAAGTTAATGATCTATCCTTGTTCTTCGATATGAAAAAAGAATCAGTTATTTGATGGGATATACCTATGTAATCAATCACCAATTTAGTCATAAGGTCAGTATGTCTATTCATGTCACCAtgtacacatgcatgtacacagaaCAGGATCACTACAGGAGGATCCACTTCCGCATATTACGGAGCTGGTAGTAGAATCTGCCGAGGTGGTTTGCAGGGAATACAATTATAACATATATGGAATGGAA
The sequence above is drawn from the Osmerus eperlanus chromosome 24, fOsmEpe2.1, whole genome shotgun sequence genome and encodes:
- the tnfaip8l1 gene encoding tumor necrosis factor alpha-induced protein 8-like protein 1, with protein sequence MDSFSTKSLALQAQKKLMSKMASKSMASLFIDDTSSEVLDELYRVTKEYTRNRKEAQKIIKNLIKMVVKLGVLYRNNQFNGEELVLVESFRKKVHTLAMTAVSFHQIEFTFDRRVMSAILNDCRELLHQAINRHLTAKSHSRVNHVFNHFADCDFLAALYGPSEVYRAHLQRICDGVNKMLDEGNL